A stretch of Mytilus edulis chromosome 11, xbMytEdul2.2, whole genome shotgun sequence DNA encodes these proteins:
- the LOC139494222 gene encoding uncharacterized protein MCAP_0864-like: MLKKTKAKHKKHPCQLIVHIDPSPLSPFLECISLSNLELIVQRKFDKFKEEILKENRSALSGLINDNEKLRTEVVNLNNKNKELEKNQLELKSEINTIKTEIEKKDMEVDENQNESQNQNEIALLGVTIATYNIELTKIKNDIDMYNKTNDQALENIRTDLTMLKSSQKDEIESCLNNATLSIKTNSNATDRDNFSTTIFEVFPGLERDLSAENIPVTEYIAINQTPHTSTPKECIAETSSEISCANSEETEVCFAIQPIAHVSPSDAIPSCSGVKRKEKTVKKRRFEWKPYAKGNQLIQDMCKKLDYKRANYLLKRLNKVHMTLSDESKRNIIQEFAYHSYVHIRQEIACGKDGKINGDNLDIYITTNDIRMTNKNKDYHYFASYWTAYRIIYGTRRTDGERIERLWSYLGGFANISKEMSPENRCDLLTDALTHYGRKIRDKQD, encoded by the exons ATGCTAAAAAAAACCAAGGCAAAACATAAAAAACACCCTTGTCAGCTGATAGTTCATATTGATCCGTCACCTCTTTCTCCTTTTTTAGAATGTATATCACTTTCAAACTTAGAACTGATAGTTCAAAGGAAGTTCGACAAATTCAAAGAAGAAATTCTCAAAGAAAACAGAAGCGCCCTTTCAGGGCTGATAAACGACAATGAAAAATTAAGAACGGAAGTGGTGAACTtgaataacaaaaacaaagagTTGGAAAAAAATCAACTAGAATTAAAAAGTGAGATTAATACAATAAAGACAGAAATAGAGAAGAAGGACATGGAGGTTGATGAAAACCAAAATGAATCTCAGAATCAGAATGAAATAGCCTTGTTAGGTGTTACCATCGCAACATACAACATTGAACtgacaaaaataaagaatgaCATTGACATGTATAACAAAACTAATGACCAAGCTTTGGAAAATATTAGAACAGATCTAACCATGTTGAAATCTTCTCAAAAAGATGAGATTGAGAGCTGTCTGAACAATGCAACATTGAGCATAAAGACTAATTCAAATGCAACTGACAGAGACAACTTTAGCACTACAATCTTTGAAGTGTTTCCTGGGTTGGAGAGAGACCTTTCGGCGGAAAATATCCCAGTCACGGAATACATTGCAATAAACCAGACACCACATACCAGTACACCAAAGGAATGCATCGCTGAAACCAGTAGTGAAATTTCCTGTGCCAATTCAGAAGAAACAGAAGTATGTTTTGCTATTCAACCAATCGCTCACGTTTCACCAAGCGATGCTATTCCAAGTTGTTCTGGAGTGAAAAGGAAGGAAAAGACAGTGAAGAAAAGAAGATTCGAATGGAAACCGTATGCTAAGGGAAACCAATTAATTCAGGATATGTGTAAAAAGTTAGATTACAAGAGAGCCAATTAC CTTCTGAAAAGACTGAATAAAGTACACATGACACTTTCGGATGAgtcaaaaagaaatataattcagGAATTTGCATATCACTCATATGTACATATTAGACAGGAAATAGCCTGTGGAAAAGACGGGAAGATCAATGGTGACAATCTAGACATCTATATAACCACAAATGATATACGAATGACCAACAAAAACAAAGACTACCATTACTTTGCCTCATACTGGACTGCTTACAGA ATTATATATGGTACACGAAGAACTGATGGTGAAAGAATAGAAAGACTGTGGTCCTATTTAGGAGGCTTTGCTAATATATCAAAAGAAATGTCCCCAGAAAACAGATGTGATCTACTTACTGATGCTCTGACCCACTATGGAAGAAAAATTAGGGACAAACAAG ATTGA
- the LOC139494223 gene encoding uncharacterized protein: MEDIEIELLIGRDISAVHYVLDQRTEGDRLPFAQKLPLGWVIVGQVCLGNAHMPEITVYKTYITNSGRPTLFEPCQSKIKVETDLFIKTDKDNKIGLSVDDTRFLRLMDSEFEKDTDGHWTAPLPFRKNIQPLPDNKALALKRANSLDMNLCRIPTKLEHVKLFMDKIFERGHAEKAPSLLPNDKRWYLPMFGVYHPRKPESIRVVFDSSSQFGGVALNDVLMSGPDLSNSLQGVLLRFRRERVAVTADVEQMFHNFRVKTDHRNYLRFLWHPNSDLSKPLEEFRMTVHVFGNSPSPAVATYGLRRSVQTASLTFRDLYLRTSTSMMD, encoded by the coding sequence ATGGAAGACATAGAAATAGAGCTATTAATTGGTCGAGACATATCTGCAGTGCATTATGTGTTAGATCAGAGAACTGAGGGAGACCGGCTCCCATTTGCCCAAAAGTTACCCTTAGGTTGGGTCATTGTTGGACAAGTCTGTCTTGGAAATGCACATATGCCTGAAATAACTGTATACAAAACATACATCACAAATAGCGGTCGACCAACATTATTTGAACCTTGTCAAAGTAAAATTAAGGTTGAAAccgatttatttataaaaacagatAAGGATAACAAAATAGGACTTTCAGTGGACGATACACGTTTTCTAAGGTTAATGGACTCGGAGTTTGAAAAAGACACTGATGGGCATTGGACCGCACCTTTGCCATTTCGTAAGAATATTCAACCATTGCCAGATAACAAAGCTCTTGCGTTAAAACGCGCCAATTCTCTTGACATGAATTTGTGCCGTATTCCTACTAAGTTGGAACATGTGAAGTTGTTTATGGACAAAATATTTGAACGTGGTCATGCTGAAAAAGCACCAAGTCTATTACCGAATGATAAGCGATGGTATTTGCCCATGTTCGGGGTATACCATCCTCGAAAGCCAGAATCTATCAGAGTTGTTTTTGATTCGTCCTCTCAATTTGGAGGTGTAGCCCTCAATGATGTGTTAATGTCGGGTCCAGACTTGTCGAATAGTCTTCAAGGAGTTCTGCTTAGGTTTCGTCGTGAACGCGTTGCAGTAACAGCTGATGTGGAACAAATGTTTCATAACTTCCGTGTTAAGACCGATCATCGCAACTATCTTCGTTTCTTATGGCACCCAAATAGTGATTTAAGTAAACCTCTGGAGGAGTTTAGAATGACAGTTCATGTATTTGGCAACAGCCCTTCACCAGCTGTTGCCACATATGGTTTGCGTAGATCTGTCCAAACCGCATCTTTGACGTTCAGAGATTTGTATCTAAGAACTTCTACGTCGATGATGGACTAA